The following are from one region of the Planctomycetota bacterium genome:
- a CDS encoding PhoU domain-containing protein, with translation MVAEPRRDADSVRELLGTMGREVLARFRQTLKALESLDVEAAGKAVAEDSRTDEQELAVERGCLDLLLA, from the coding sequence ATGGTGGCTGAACCCCGCCGTGACGCCGACAGCGTGCGCGAGTTGCTCGGGACCATGGGCCGCGAGGTCCTCGCGCGTTTCCGGCAGACGTTGAAGGCTCTGGAGAGCCTGGACGTGGAAGCGGCCGGGAAAGCGGTCGCCGAGGACTCGAGGACCGACGAGCAGGAACTGGCCGTCGAACGCGGATGCCTCGATCTGCTCCTGGCCG
- a CDS encoding ABC transporter ATP-binding protein, translated as MNGTGQAIAAANQGGTPGPYVEVRDLCFAYAGGAPVLSGLSLSLARGRFVGLLGPNGSGKTTLLRILLGLLEPASGEVRIAGLRLADYPAGALARRVAYVPQGTSSVLAFTVLETVLMGRSPHTGALGFEGAGDWHAAREALRLTDTERFAERNLEDLSGGERQRVVIARALAQEPDLILLDEPTAFLDIKHQQAIHRLLRRLRDEQGMTVLCVSHDLNLASAYADDVVLISGGQVAAAGTPAEVLRTDVLEAVYETRVRVEFDEVTGRPYVLPIPEE; from the coding sequence GTGAACGGCACAGGCCAGGCAATCGCGGCGGCGAACCAGGGCGGCACGCCGGGGCCTTACGTCGAGGTCCGCGACCTCTGTTTCGCGTACGCGGGCGGCGCGCCCGTTCTCAGCGGCCTGTCGCTCTCGCTGGCGCGCGGGCGGTTCGTCGGACTCCTCGGTCCAAACGGGAGCGGCAAGACGACGCTCCTCAGGATCCTCCTGGGGCTCCTCGAACCGGCGTCGGGCGAGGTCCGCATCGCGGGCCTCCGCCTGGCGGACTATCCGGCCGGGGCGCTGGCGCGCCGCGTCGCCTACGTGCCGCAGGGAACCTCCTCCGTCCTCGCCTTCACGGTCCTGGAGACGGTTCTGATGGGCCGAAGCCCGCACACCGGCGCCCTCGGATTCGAGGGGGCGGGCGACTGGCACGCCGCTCGCGAGGCCCTTCGCCTTACGGATACCGAGCGATTCGCCGAACGCAATCTCGAGGACCTGTCGGGCGGCGAAAGGCAGCGGGTCGTCATCGCCCGCGCCCTCGCCCAGGAGCCCGACCTGATCCTGCTGGACGAACCGACCGCTTTCCTGGATATTAAGCACCAGCAGGCCATCCACCGGCTGCTTCGGCGGCTAAGAGACGAACAGGGCATGACGGTCCTTTGCGTCAGCCACGACCTGAACCTGGCGTCGGCCTATGCGGATGACGTGGTCCTGATTTCGGGCGGGCAAGTGGCCGCCGCGGGGACGCCCGCCGAGGTGCTTCGCACCGACGTCCTCGAAGCGGTTTACGAGACGCGCGTCCGCGTCGAGTTCGACGAGGTGACGGGTCGTCCGTACGTGCTTCCCATCCCGGAAGAGTAA